A single window of Vigna unguiculata cultivar IT97K-499-35 chromosome 1, ASM411807v1, whole genome shotgun sequence DNA harbors:
- the LOC114179588 gene encoding dirigent protein 22-like yields MANSKNLASIFTIIIILLFSFTAAKASTFHRNLSPMSLGLKKEKLSHLHFFFHDILSSPNPSAVRVVEPHASNTSSSTLFGFIAMADDALTVGPEPGSKLIGKAQGIYGSAAQEEIGLLMIMNFVFTEGKYNGSTLSLLGRNAVLSTVREMPIVGGSGAFRFARGYAQAKTHTLDFKTGDAVVEYNVYVFHY; encoded by the coding sequence ATGGCCAACTCCAAAAACCTTGCATCCATTTTCACCATTATTATCATCCTTCTCTTTTCATTCACCGCCGCAAAGGCTTCTACTTTCCACCGAAACCTATCTCCCATGTCTTTGGGATTGAAGAAGGAGAAGCTGAGCCACCTTCACTTCTTCTTCCACGACATTCTCAGCAGCCCAAATCCCAGCGCGGTTAGAGTGGTTGAACCCCACGCGTCCAATACTTCTTCCTCCACGCTTTTCGGATTCATAGCAATGGCCGACGACGCATTGACCGTGGGCCCCGAGCCCGGATCCAAACTCATCGGAAAGGCCCAGGGAATTTACGGATCTGCGGCCCAAGAAGAAATTGGCCTGTTGATGATCATGAACTTCGTCTTCACCGAAGGGAAATACAATGGCAGCACGCTGAGCCTGTTGGGGCGGAATGCCGTTCTCTCCACCGTGAGAGAAATGCCGATCGTGGGAGGAAGCGGCGCTTTTCGGTTCGCACGTGGGTATGCTCAGGCGAAGACTCACACGCTTGATTTCAAAACTGGGGATGCTGTAGTGGAGTACAACGTCTACGTGTTCCATTATTAA